CGCATCCCAGCATCAGTTAGTTCGTTGCCTTATTAACTGTGGGATTTGGTGTTGGACTGGTCGCTACCCTTTATCCAGTTCGGACTTCCACCGACAAGAATTTAAGGAACTTTCTTGGCACACTCATAATTTTAGTTCTCCATCAAAGCCACGCATTACCATTGCTGAATAAATTCTTTCTGCTCTCTCATAGCTTCTTACAAAAAGAATTCCGAACATATTTGCAATTATTTTTAAATTTAGTTTTCTATAACTTCTAATTTTAGCAGAATATACCATTTTTTCTACCTCATCTATTAAGACAAAAAAATATCTGTAAATAAATGAAAGTAGAAGAATAATAATTTTGGGAATGCCAAGTTTAGATAGCCCATTAAGTAGTTTGGGAAATTTTGTCGTTTCTACAAGTAGAATAATTGCAATAAGTATCAAGGTCGAATTTAATACTGTTTTTATTATAATAGTATAATTTAGAGATTTTGAAAAAAAGTTACAGAGTGATATTATAAAGATAAATGGAAAAATTGTAAGAATTTTTTTTATAATGAAAAAAACAGGTACTTTTGAAAAATAAACTGTAATTACTAAAATAAAAAATCCTATAAGATAAACCAGGAAGGACCATTCTGAAAACAAGATTATTGATATAGCAAAAATGAGAAATGAGATAATCTTTATGATTACAGGAATCTTATGAACAGGC
This sequence is a window from Elusimicrobiota bacterium. Protein-coding genes within it:
- a CDS encoding energy-coupling factor transporter transmembrane component T; this translates as MKHSFFDKYSYLETPVHKIPVIIKIISFLIFAISIILFSEWSFLVYLIGFFILVITVYFSKVPVFFIIKKILTIFPFIFIISLCNFFSKSLNYTIIIKTVLNSTLILIAIILLVETTKFPKLLNGLSKLGIPKIIILLLSFIYRYFFVLIDEVEKMVYSAKIRSYRKLNLKIIANMFGILFVRSYERAERIYSAMVMRGFDGELKL